A window from Hemibagrus wyckioides isolate EC202008001 linkage group LG19, SWU_Hwy_1.0, whole genome shotgun sequence encodes these proteins:
- the LOC131370478 gene encoding intraflagellar transport protein 46 homolog: AERRGRAELLDNQPYDETLDISNSEELASLDTRTPRQAVLRNTSLQQLNYMASSGNDESEDSIKQKKTGPPARPCEPAETDDEDYDEEDDDEEDSDDTESDEDDGEPRPAPEGAYDPSDYDHLHVSSDIKDIFQFITRYTPQNIELDHKLKPFIPDFIPAVGDIDAFLKVPRPDGKVDGLGLVVLDEPCAKQSDPVVLSMGLSENSKQHNVAEVKVKSIESAQKNPKAIDDWIDSVSELHRSKPPATVLYTRPMPDTDTLMQEWPPEFEELLGKLNLPTADIDCDLEEYIDTICGILDIPVYESRIQSLHVLFSLYSEIRNFQPELIAKPPNNKTLDINDSGEVASLYAPTPWQAGQLRLLMLYDFNVKHFQHC; the protein is encoded by the exons gctgaaagacggggaagagccgaa CTTCTTGATAACCAGCCCTACGACGAGACTCTGGACATCAGCAACTCAGAAGAGCTGGCCAGTTTGGACACACGTACTCCACGGCAAGCAG TCTTAAGGAACACAAGCCTACAGCAGCTGAATTACATGGCCAGTAGTGGCAATGATGAGTCTGAAGACAGTATCAAG caaaaaaaGACAGGACCACCTGCTAGACCATGTGAACCAGCTGAAACTGATGATGAGGAttatgatgaagaggatgatgatgaagaggattcTGATGACACAGagtcagatgaagatgatggggaGCCAAGACCAGCTCCAGAAGG GGCATATGATCCATCAGATTATGACCATCTCCATGTCTCATCAGATATAAAAGACATTTTCCAGTTCATCACACG ATACACACCTCAGAACATTGAACTGGATCATAAGCTGAAGCCTTTTATTCCAGACTTCATTCCAGCTGTAGGCGACATTGATGCTTTCCTTAAA GTTCCTCGGCCGGATGGGAAGGTGGATGGTCTGGGCTTGGTAGTGTTGGATGAACCATGTGCTAAGCAATCAGACCCAGTGGTGCTCTCCATGGGGCTTTCTGAGAACAGTAAACAGCACAATGTCgct gAAGTGAAGGTGAAGAGTATCGAGAGTGCACAGAAGAACCCAAAAGCTATTGATGACTGGATAGATAGCGTCAGTGAACTCCATCGCTCCAAACCTCCAGCCACAGTACTTTACACCAG ACCCATGCCAGACACTGATACCCTGATGCAAGAATGGCCACCTGAGTTTGAAGAGCTTTTGGGCAAG ctGAACCTCCCCACAGCAGATATTGACTGTGACCTGGAAGAGTACATCGACACAATTTGCG GTATCTTGGACATTCCAGTATACGAGAGCCGAATCCAGTCTCTCCATGTCCTGTTCTCACTTTATTCTGAAATCAGAAACTTCCAg CCTGAGCTTATTGCTAAGCCACCCAACAACAAGACTCTGGACATCAATGACTCAGGAGAGGTGGCCAGTTTGTACGCACCTACTCCATGGCAAGCAGGTCAGCTGAGGCTCTTAATGCTGTACGATTTCAATGTGAAACATTTCCAGCATTGCTAA
- the LOC131370476 gene encoding intraflagellar transport protein 46 homolog, which yields MANSSSDESEDSTKASIDPCTPTKHDEEDDEEEEEDSDDTESDEDDGEPRPAPERYTPQTTVMDKPCAKQSDPTVLSPWLSENRKQHNVTEVKVKSIESAQKNPKAIDDWIDSISQLHRSKPPATVLYTRPMPDIDTLMQEWPPDFEELLGKQKKTGPPARPCEPAETDEEDDDDEDDSDDTESDEDYGAPRPAPERYTPQTTVMDKPCAKQSDPTVLSPWLSENRKQHNVTEVKVKSIESAQKNPKAIDDWIDSVSQLHRSKPPATVLYTRPMPDTDTLMQEWPPEFEELLGKLNLPTADIDCDLEEYIDTICSILDIPVYESRIQSLHVLFSLYSEIRNFQVFNSIAPNLQPQYFTPGTNTSTQ from the exons ATGGCCAATAGTagcagtgatgagtctgaagacaGTACCAAG GCTAGTATCGACCCTTGTACGCCAACtaaacatgatgaagaggatgatgaggaggaggaggaggattctGATGACACAGagtcagatgaagatgatggggaGCCAAGACCAGCTCCAGAACG atACACACCACAGACCACTGTGATGGACAAACCATGTGCTAAGCAATCAGACCCAACGGTGCTCTCCCCGTGGCTTTCTGAGAACCGTAAACAGCACAATGTCact gAAGTGAAGGTGAAGAGTATCGAAAGTGCACAGAAAAACCCAAAAGCTATTGATGACTGGATAGATAGCATCAGTCAACTCCATCGCTCCAAACCTCCAGCCACAGTACTTTACACCAG ACCCATGCCAGACATTGATACCCTGATGCAGGAATGGCCACCTGATTTTGAAGAGCTTTTGGGCAAG caaaaaaaGACAGGACCACCTGCTAGACCATGTGAACCAGCTGAaactgatgaagaggatgatgatgatgaggatgattcTGATGACACAGAATCAGATGAAGATTATGGGGCCCCAAGACCAGCTCCAGAACG atACACACCACAGACCACTGTGATGGATAAACCATGTGCTAAGCAATCAGACCCAACGGTGCTCTCCCCGTGGCTTTCTGAGAACCGTAAACAGCACAATGTCact gAAGTGAAGGTGAAGAGTATCGAGAGTGCACAGAAGAACCCAAAAGCTATTGATGACTGGATAGATAGCGTCAGTCAACTCCATCGCTCCAAACCTCCAGCCACAGTACTTTACACCAG ACCCATGCCAGACACTGATACCCTGATGCAAGAATGGCCACCTGAGTTTGAAGAGCTTTTGGGCAAG ctGAACCTCCCCACAGCAGATATTGACTGTGACCTGGAAGAGTACATCGACACAATTTGCA GTATCTTGGACATTCCAGTATACGAGAGCCGAATCCAGTCTCTCCATGTCCTGTTCTCACTTTATTCTGAAATCAGAAACTTCCAggttt TCAACTCCATCGCTCCAAACCTCCAGCCACAGTACTTTACACCAGGTACAAACACTAGCACACAGTGA